Part of the Spirochaetia bacterium 38H-sp genome, ATCAGATTCATGTTGTTGACCAGGATTATGACAGATGCAAATATCTGGCACAACAGTATCCGGATATAACAGTAAGCCATGCGGATATATCTCAGGAAGGATTTCTGGAAGAAGGCAATCTTGAGGGATACGACCTGGTAATAACAAGCACAGACAGCCAGGAGCTCAACCTGCTCACAGGAGTCCTTGCAAAAAAAATGGGAATAAAAAAGGCAATAGCAGTTGTACATAAAATACCGTATATGAGTCTTGGAGAGCAGCTGGGGCTTGATGTAACAATAAGCCTCAATCACTCAGTTCTTAACACCATAATAAAGACAATTTATAAGAAAAAGCTGCATACAATATATCCCATAGAAGGAAGCTCTTTCGAAATGCTTGAGACAACAATTCTATCTGCATCTCCTCTTATAGGCAAAACCATAAAAGAACTCAACCTGCCACAGGAAGTGTTAATCCTTATGATAGAACGAGGAGAAGAACAGATAATCCCCGACGGCAACACAAAATTACAGGAAGGGGACAGGATAATCACGATATTTAAGCAGGAAAAACGTCCTTTTATGGAGGATTTTCTAGAGTGATACACATAAGAAGCATAATAAGAATACTTGGTTTTTTGTGGCTCATACTTGCAGCATTTATGCTTATTCCATTTGCTATTTCCTGCTTTGAAAAGGCAGATACGTTCTATGCTTTTTTTACAACCATATTGATAATGCTACTTACAGGACTTGCTTCTATTGTACTCACAAAGAAAAAAGAAACTCTCAAAATGAACACAAAGGACGGTTTCATATTTGTTACTTTTGCATGGATAAGTGCATCTGCGTTTGGCGCATTACCTTTTGTAATTTCTTATTCAATACCATCTTATACGGATGCATTCTTTGAAACAATGTCAGGATTTACCACAACAGGAGCATCCATACTCACAGAGATAGAAGGATTTCCACACTCCATACTGTTTTGGCGTTCTCTAACTCACTGGCTTGGCGGTATGGGTATAGTTGTTCTTGCAGTGGCACTTCTGCCTCTTTTGGGAATAGGGGGCGCTCAGCTTTTTAAGGCAGAATCTCCAGGTCCCACGCTGGATAAGATTGCACCAAGCATAAAAGATACTGCAAAAATACTCTGGAAAATATATCTGTTTTTTACCTTAGCAGAGACTGTTCTTCTGCTTTTTGGCGGTATGAATCTTTTTGATGCACTTACCCATACCTTTGGCACACTAGCGACAGGAGGTTTTTCTCCAAAAAACAGCAGTGTTGGAGCATATAATTCCGCTTACATAGATGTTGTGATAACCGTCTTTATGGTTTTGGCAGGCTTTAACTTTGGACTTTATTATTATGTGCTTCTCAGAAAGCCAGGCAAAATTCTGCAAAACTCGGAAGCAAGGGCTTATATATCTATATTTGTAGTCTCAACGTTAATTGTAGCCTTTTCTATCAAGCCACTCTACGGCACATTTCTAAATGCTCTGAGATATGCAGGGTTTCAGAATGCATCCATACTCACTACAACAGGTTATGCTACAGCAGACTTTGACAAATGGCCGACACTTGCAAAAGGCGTATTGTTTTTTCTTATGTTCATAGGGGGCTGCTCTGGGTCCACTGGAGGCGGCATTAAGGTTATAAGAATAATAACACTGGCAAAACAGGCTATAACAGAAATAAAATACCTTATCTTTCCTTACGGTGTCTTTAAAGTAAAAATCAACAAAGAACCTGTAAGAAAGGATTTTATACTAACCGTAACAGGTTTCTTCTTTTTATATATCTTTATTCTACTTGGAGTAACGCTTGTAATTGCAGGCGGAGGACATGACCTTTTGACAGCATTTTCCGGCGCTCTTGTCACAGTAGGAAATATAGGTCCGGGTTTTGCAAAGATTGGCCCCACTCAGAACTACTCGTTTTTTTCTCCCTTGATAAAATGGGTGCTTTCCTTTGCTATGATGGCGGGAAGGCTGGAGATCTATACTGTTCTTGTTCTTTTTCATCCGCGATTCTGGCGCTCCTAGCTAGCTCCTTCATTTGCTTTTATACCGAACGCAAAAAGTGCGCCATGCATTGCAAAGCAGCAGGTAGTGCGCACTTCCTGCTGCCTGCGGCGCAATAATAAAACAATATTTTTATCATTTTGCAGGGTGTGTTTTATTTATTATTTATTCTTTGCAATTCCTAATGCTCTTTTCTCAGCGTGTTTCTACTGCCAGAGGCAGCAATAACTGTCCTTTGGGCAGTTATTGCGTTCGGTTTTTTTGGGGTTCTGTGTATTGACCTGCTTTTGTATTGGTTTTACACTGTTGTATCTTTTTTTTAGGAGTTTTGATATGGCTGAGTCTCCAAAGATTCCTTTGAGGAGCAGTACGACTACTTCTGGCAGGCTTATGGCTGGTGCAAGAAGTCTATGGCGTGCCAATGGTATGAAGGAAGAGATGATTGGCAAGCCTGTTATTGCTATTGCCAATTCTTTTACGCAGTTTGTCCCAGGACATGTGCATCTGCATGAGATTGGCCAGAAGGTCAAGGCTCTTATAGAGAAACATGGTTTTTTTGCTGCGGAGTTTAATACCATTGCTATAGATGACGGGATTGCCATGGGGCATGATGGGATGCTGTACTCCCTGCCATCTCGTGAGGTTATTGCCGATAGTGTCGAGTATATGGTCAATGCGCATAAGGCGGATGCTCTTGTGTGTATAAGTAACTGCGATAAGATTACTCCTGGTATGCTTATGGCTGCTATGAGGCTCAATATTCCTGCTATCTTTGTCTCCGGTGGACCTATGGAGGCAGGTATCTACAATGATAAAAAATATGACCTTGTGGATGCCATGGTCATGGGTGCAGATGAATCCATAGCCGATGAAGATATGTTTAACATAGAGAGACTGGCCTGCCCCACCTGTGGTTCCTGCTCCGGCATGTTTACCGCCAATTCTATGAACTGTCTCAACGAGGCTCTGGGACTTGCTCTTCCGGGAAACGGCACGATTGTAGCTACGCATAAGAACAGAGAAAGGCTTTTTGAGAAGGCTGCTGAGCGTATATGCGAGATGGTAGAAGCTTATTATTACAATGGCGACAATTCTGTGCTTCCGCGCTCCATTGCAACACGTGAGGCTTTTCTCAATGCCATAGCACTTGATATTGCCATGGGAGGTTCTACCAATACTGTACTTCATACTCTGGCTATTGCCAATGAGGGAGATGTGGATTTTACTCTCAAGGACATAGAAGAGCTCTCTAGAAAGATTCCATGTATCTGTAAGGTGGCTCCCAATTCTCATTACCATATAGAGGATGTAAACCGCGCAGGCGGTATTCTCGGCATTCTCGGTGAGCTGGACAGGAAGGGGCTTATCAACACCAGTGTAAAGCGCGCAGACGGACTTACCCTGCGAGAAGCCATAGATAAATACGATATAATGCGGCCTACTGTAACGGACGAAGCAAAGAAGCTGTATGCAAGTGCAGCTCTAGGAAAACCCAGCCTCAAGATGGGCAGTCAGGAGGCTTATTACAAGGAGCTTGATACGGACAGGATAAAAGGCTGCATAAGGGACGTAGAGCATGCCTACTATCCTGACGGAGGGCTTGCTATTTTATACGGCAATATTGCACGCCGCGGCTGCGTGGTAAAGACAGCAGGTGTGGACGAATCCATATTCAAGTTCAAAGGACCTGCAAAGGTGTTTGAATCTCAGGAAGAAGCCTGCGAAGGCATTCTCAATCCGGAAAGAGTAAAAGCAGGGGATGTTGTGGTTATTCGCTATGAAGGACCCAAGGGAGGACCTGGCATGCAGGAGATGCTCTACCCTACTTCCTACATCAAGTCCCGCCATCTTGGTAAAGAATGTGCGCTCATAACAGACGGGAGATTTAGCGGTGGAACAAGCGGCCTATCCATTGGCCACATATCTCCTGAGGCTGCAGCAGGAGGAGAGCTAGCTCTGGTAGAAGACGGGGACATCATAGAGATAGACATACCGGCAAGAAGTATCAATGTTCTTCTGTCAGACGAAGAGCTTGCAGCAAGAAAGAAAAAACAGGAGAGTCGCGAGAGCCCCTATACCCCGCTCAAGCGCAAAAGAGAAGTCTCTAGAGCACTCAAGACCTATGCACTTCTTGCAACATCCGCAGATACCGGCGCAGTAAGAAGACTGCCTGACGAAAAATAGCTTTTATATACATCAACCGAACGGCCGGATACTCCAAAGCATCCGGCCTTTTTTTAAAAAACCACAACAGTCTTATACAGCTTATTGCCAATATACCAACAAAAGCATAAAACTACAGGGAGACATCTTATGCTGCAGAATGCTTTTTCTTTCTTAAGGAAAAAGCAACAAGCAATATAGCAGCAGCAAGAGAAATCCATATACCAGAACCCAGAGACATCTTGTTGGAAACAAGATTGTATAACGTAACCCCAGTATATATAACAGATACAATACCAGTTATGAGAGATACAACAGCAGAAGGCATCTCCATAAGCCTCAATATGACAATCAACAGACATGCAGCAATAAGAGCGACAGGGACATAACCTATGTAAGATGCTATAAAATCCTTAGGCTTATCATCAGAAAAAAGAGAACTAAAAGAAGCAAGGTTTTCCATAGCACTATTGAGAGAAAAACCGGATAGAGGAATCCCCATAACACTAGTCCACGGACTAAAAAGAGCAAGAACAAGCAAAAAGGCAGCAATAACCTCAAACCTGTCAAGAAGCAGATTAATACGATTCATAAAACCTCCTAGTATATTTTGTATTAAGAATATATTATATCACATCTTAAAAAATTTCATTATTTTTTGCTAAGATTCTACACAAAAAAACATTTAAAACATTTTTATAAAAAGACTCATGCAATTCTTTAAAAATAATTGATAGTGGACTAGAATGATAGCACAACAATAGAACGCTTGGATGAAATTTTGTCACAAAACAATCCCGGAAGCAGGAAAAAAAACAAAATAGAAATATACTATATAATAAAAGGCTGATTTATGTCAAAAACAAACACAGCAGATATAACAGATGAAGTTGTCCGTGTAAGTTCCATAATAAGCTCATCAAAAAACATAAAAGAAGCTACAATAAAACTGGTAGACCATAGTGCAGACATCAGCGGAGCAGACTCCGCTGCATTTTATCTGCTGGATAATAACCGATATACACTCTCTGCCTCGGCCGGCAATAAGAATCTTCCTGCAATATTTGAAGATACGGATTCACTCGATTTTCTAAGGGAGATACAAGATTACATATATCAGTCGGATAGAGAAAACGCCTTTCTTCCAGGATTATTTATATCCGAGTCAGCAAAAAGCACGCTAGCCATTCCTCTATGGGAAAAAAGCGATATAATCGGAATATTGATTCTTCTTTCCTGCAAAGAAAACCATTTCAAAAAAAAAGATGCGCGATTTATATCGGCCATAACAAAAATAGCAGGCGGAACAATAATCAACACAAGACTGATAACAAAAATCAGAGACTATGCAAGAGAAGTAACAGAGTTAAAAAACTATCAGCAATCCATTTTCTCATCCATAAGTAACCTGCTTATAACCTTGGACAGATACGGCAACATAACATATATAAACAAGCAGACAGAAGAAACACTGGGAATATCAAAAGAGTTTATAGGGGCTGATTTTTTTTCTATATTCTCCGACATGTTAAGTAAGAAAGTAACAGATAAAATAAGAGAAAATCTAGAATCAGGATCAATAATCCCCGGCATAGAAGGCATATTAAAAACCCAAAAAGACTCAGAAATAGATTTTTCACTGACTATATCCCCACTTTACATAAGAAAAAATAAAACAGATGGAATCGTTCTTATCTTTACCGACCAGAGCAGAGAAAAAGAGCTAAGAGAAAAGATAGACATAGTAACAGAAGAGAGAAGAAAAATAAAAGATATGTTTTCAAGATATTTATCTCATGAAGTCGTACAAAAACTAATAGAAGCGCCTCACAGTATACAGCTGGGTGGAGAAAAAAAGATTGCTACAATATTTTTTGCTGATATAAGAGGATACACATCTTTCTCAGAAAACAAAAGCCCAGAATATATACTAGATATCTTAAACCAGTATTTTCAGCACGTAGTAGAAATAATCATTGCAAAACGAGGTTTCATAGACAAGTTTATAGGCGACTGCGTTATGGCAGCCTGGGGGGTACCCCTGCAATCCGAAAAACAGGATGCAATAGATGCCGTAGCATGCGCAATAGACATACAAAAAATGATACGCTCTCCCAACAGACCTTTTTTTAAAGGAGAAGCAAAAAATCTAAAGATAGGTATAGGAATACACTCCGGTCCACTTGTGGCAGGCAACATAGGAAGTTCAAGCTATATGAACTACACGGTTATAGGAGACACCGTAAACATAGCATCACGGATAGAAGCAATATCAGGCCCGGATGAAATCATAATAACAGAAGAAACAAAAAAGCTGCTGGAAGATAGCTTTAAACTGCAAAAACTCAACCCTGTCACAGTAAAAGGAAAAACAAAGCCAATACCAGTATACAAAGTAATCTATTGATTAACCATAAGGAGAAAACTATGGGAAAAATATGGCAGATATCACAGACAACTAGTCTGATTATTATTGCAACAATAACTGTAATCCTTATTCTTACAGTAACACTGCTCATAATAATAAGAAACAAAAAACAGAAACAATATTTTATAAATATAGTAGAAGAATTCTCTAGCACCGCCGATCTACTAAGAGAAAAAATAGTAGAGAAATTCTCACCTTCAAACCTTATAAGACTTCTACCACTCATAGAAGAACTTGCAGAGGAGAAAGCTCTTCCCCTTATTACCCTATCAGGCATGGATTCTTTTTTATATAGAAAACTGATTTCCGGAGGGAATTACAAGACATTTGACCTGGTAAGAAGACATGCCGTAGAGACATCCATGTATGCATGCTTCTACTATGCACTAAAAAATCCTAAGATGATAGAACATCTCTTTTCTCATCCCGATTATTCTGACATAGAAATCATGCGGTTTATAGCACTCACATGGGACAGAACCCCATTTGATACAAAAAAAGCATTCTACCTTCTTCAAGACAGAATAAACCTAATAACAGAGCTTACGGCAGACCAGCAATCACAATGCCGCTTGTTTGCAAGCAGCATACTTGTAAACTCGCCGGAAGAGAGAATAACAAGACTACTACTGCAAATGGTAGAAGATCCTGATTACAATGTGAGAAAAATAATAATAAGTAACTTGCCATCAAATATTCTTAAAGAAAAGATTGAGAGTATCCTAGCAGAAGACCCATCCTGCGAGGTAAGAGAAGAAGCATGGAAAAAACTTACCAAAGAAGAAAGAGAAGCCTTTCTCGACAAAAACATTACAGATCAACACGCCTTACATATACTCAGGCTTCTAAACCCCACAGATAAGAATCATCAGGAATTCGCTCTAAGATGTCTCAAAAGCCCTAACGAAGAGCTTGCATTTTATGCCGCTCATTTTCTATGCAAACAACCGGGAAGCATTTTGGATTATATATTTATAAAAGCGGATTCTAGAGACAGAGATGGATTTAAAGAAGCAGAGACCATTCTTACAAAGGCTGCAGGTTACCAGGCAACCGCATTTTTAAACAGTGTAGCAAGAATAGAAAATACAGATACAATACTCCTCGCACTAAAAATACTAAGAGAAAAGGGAGAAAAAAAACATATTCTTACTATTACAAGGAAACTCATAGCAGCCTCTGTCTGGGAGAAAAATCCCAGAACATACAGAGAACTAATAAAAACCATTCTCGCAAGAAGAGACGAAATCTCTCTTTTGCATATAAAAAAGTTCTTAAAATCCAACAAAAATAACCATCAACTTATCAACGCAACACTGGAACTATTGGATAAAAATACAGTAAACCTCGTATCCGATTTACTCTCAGAACTTTTCCTGGACCCAAAATATAAAAAAAGAAAAAAACTGGAAGAACTTCTTTCCATGGAAGAAAAAAGCATACTACTACCACTACTGCTGGAAACAATAGAGGACAAGGGAAAACCTCTCATACTCAAGAAATCCGCCATAAGAGTACTTGCACTACAAAAATTACCTTACTGTATCGGGCTGTTATTGGAAGAATTACCCACTCTCTCCCAAGAAGAAGCTGTAGAGCTTACTAACATACTCTCTCAATACCCAGAAGAGGCAATAGCCCCTGAAATAGAAACCTATATAAATACATATGATGCTAGGATGGTTTCCACACTTATTGCCGCACTTCCAGTAGAATACAAGAAAAAATACAACAAAAAAATAGAAGAAAAAATGAGCTCACCTGACCCTATGGTTAGAATTGCAGCAGCATATAGCATAGCAGAAATAGCAGACAATAAGCAACTTCAAAACATGGAAACATTACTCCATGACCCTGACATTGCAGTGAGAGCAAATGTTGCCAGAATCCTGGCAGAAAGAGGCAATAAAAAAATATACAATAAATTGAGCCAGATATTACAATCTGACGATGAGTTCTCAGAGGTAAAACATTCTATTCTAGAAGGTTTAGGGAAAAGCAATAATCCGGATAAAATCCCGCTTCTAATGGATATAACAGAAAGCACCCCAGAACTAGAAAAATACATAACAAGAACACTGACTAATAGAATGAGTCCAGAATGCATAAAAGCACTTGCAGAAGAATTGAAAAACAGAAAAGAAAGAACAAGAGAAGTGATAAAACAGGCCTTCAAAGCACAAGGAGAACTTGCTGAGAACAACCTTCTTGAGCTATTAAAACAAGATATAGGCGGAATAAAACCCATAATAAATCAGCTTCTAGAAGATACAGGACTCATAGATATATATATAAACAGATTAAATAACAGAAACAATGATATAAGAAAGGAAGCTGCAAAACTGCTCTCAAAAATAGGAACAGAGCATGCCCTAAGGGGGCTTGTACTTGCTGCCGCAGATCCCGAAGAAGATATCCGTATAATTACAATAAAAGCAATAGCAGGATTAGAAGGCAAAAACGGCAAGGATATTCTCGATCGTCTCTTGTCAGATCCCAACAAAAAAGTGAGAAAATATACAAGGTGGGCACTGGAGCGAAAAAAATTGGAAAACAAAGCATAAAGCTTCCTACCTTGTAACTTTTTATCTCTTTATAGTATTTTTATACAAAACAAATATAAACAGGGAATCCCATGAGAGAAAGATTAACATACCTGATTCTGTCAATATTTATAGCCATAAGCCCTGTCATTCTATGGTTTAGAGGGGATATAAGAAAAGCATTACAAGCCCCGTTTTCTTTTTACAGCTTTTTTTCAATAGCTTTGTACATAATTATGTTTGTCGGAGGAGTATGGGGAATAATAAAAAGTATCAGATATAAAGAAGATAAAGAACAAAAATAAGTAACCAATGGATATAAAATATATCCAAAATATATCCAAGGAGGATACCGTGATAAAGGTACAGAACCTGACCAAGCGCTACGGGTCCCACACTGCGGTAAAAGATATCAGTTTCTCCATAGAAAAGGGAGAAATAATAGGATTTCTGGGACCCAACGGAGCGGGAAAAAGCACAACAATGAATATTCTAACAGGCTATCTCTCAGCGACAGAAGGAGAAGTGGAGATAGCCGGCAAAAAAATTCTGGAGGATCCTATAGAGTGCAAAAAGCATATAGGGTACCTTCCTGAAAACCCACCACTCTATATGACTTTTACTGCAAGAGAGTATCTTGACTTTGTCTGTGATCTTAAAGGAATAAATAAAAAATACAAAAAAGAACACATAGATACCATCTCAGAAAAAGTAGGCATAACCCATGTCATGAACAGACTTATAAAAAACCTGTCCAAGGGTTATAAACAGAGAGTCGGACTGGCTCAGGCGCTTATAGGAGATCCGGATATTCTCATCTTGGATGAACCAACAATAGGACTTGACCCGAGACAGATTCTGGACATAAGAAGCCTTATAAAGGATTTGGGTAAAGAACATACTGTAATTTTGAGCTCGCACATCCTCCCGGAAGTGAGCATGGTATGTAAAAGGATTCTGATTATAAACAATGGAACCTTGATAGCAGATGATACTCCGGAGAAACTCGCATCAAGACTATCCGGAAGCAACAAACTTCTCCTGCGACTGGAAGCAAAAAAAGAAGATGTGGAAAAGGCCTTCTCCGAGATAAAAGAAATCCAAAATCTTAACTTTAAAGAAAGCCAGGAAGAAAACACAATAGACGTAGAAGTAATAGCAAATGAAAACACAGATATAAGAAAACCTCTTTTTTA contains:
- a CDS encoding ABC transporter ATP-binding protein yields the protein MIKVQNLTKRYGSHTAVKDISFSIEKGEIIGFLGPNGAGKSTTMNILTGYLSATEGEVEIAGKKILEDPIECKKHIGYLPENPPLYMTFTAREYLDFVCDLKGINKKYKKEHIDTISEKVGITHVMNRLIKNLSKGYKQRVGLAQALIGDPDILILDEPTIGLDPRQILDIRSLIKDLGKEHTVILSSHILPEVSMVCKRILIINNGTLIADDTPEKLASRLSGSNKLLLRLEAKKEDVEKAFSEIKEIQNLNFKESQEENTIDVEVIANENTDIRKPLFYACANKNIPILTMRSLDVNLEDIFLHLITEENQEKEG
- a CDS encoding adenylate/guanylate cyclase domain-containing protein — protein: MSKTNTADITDEVVRVSSIISSSKNIKEATIKLVDHSADISGADSAAFYLLDNNRYTLSASAGNKNLPAIFEDTDSLDFLREIQDYIYQSDRENAFLPGLFISESAKSTLAIPLWEKSDIIGILILLSCKENHFKKKDARFISAITKIAGGTIINTRLITKIRDYAREVTELKNYQQSIFSSISNLLITLDRYGNITYINKQTEETLGISKEFIGADFFSIFSDMLSKKVTDKIRENLESGSIIPGIEGILKTQKDSEIDFSLTISPLYIRKNKTDGIVLIFTDQSREKELREKIDIVTEERRKIKDMFSRYLSHEVVQKLIEAPHSIQLGGEKKIATIFFADIRGYTSFSENKSPEYILDILNQYFQHVVEIIIAKRGFIDKFIGDCVMAAWGVPLQSEKQDAIDAVACAIDIQKMIRSPNRPFFKGEAKNLKIGIGIHSGPLVAGNIGSSSYMNYTVIGDTVNIASRIEAISGPDEIIITEETKKLLEDSFKLQKLNPVTVKGKTKPIPVYKVIY
- a CDS encoding HEAT repeat domain-containing protein, whose amino-acid sequence is MGKIWQISQTTSLIIIATITVILILTVTLLIIIRNKKQKQYFINIVEEFSSTADLLREKIVEKFSPSNLIRLLPLIEELAEEKALPLITLSGMDSFLYRKLISGGNYKTFDLVRRHAVETSMYACFYYALKNPKMIEHLFSHPDYSDIEIMRFIALTWDRTPFDTKKAFYLLQDRINLITELTADQQSQCRLFASSILVNSPEERITRLLLQMVEDPDYNVRKIIISNLPSNILKEKIESILAEDPSCEVREEAWKKLTKEEREAFLDKNITDQHALHILRLLNPTDKNHQEFALRCLKSPNEELAFYAAHFLCKQPGSILDYIFIKADSRDRDGFKEAETILTKAAGYQATAFLNSVARIENTDTILLALKILREKGEKKHILTITRKLIAASVWEKNPRTYRELIKTILARRDEISLLHIKKFLKSNKNNHQLINATLELLDKNTVNLVSDLLSELFLDPKYKKRKKLEELLSMEEKSILLPLLLETIEDKGKPLILKKSAIRVLALQKLPYCIGLLLEELPTLSQEEAVELTNILSQYPEEAIAPEIETYINTYDARMVSTLIAALPVEYKKKYNKKIEEKMSSPDPMVRIAAAYSIAEIADNKQLQNMETLLHDPDIAVRANVARILAERGNKKIYNKLSQILQSDDEFSEVKHSILEGLGKSNNPDKIPLLMDITESTPELEKYITRTLTNRMSPECIKALAEELKNRKERTREVIKQAFKAQGELAENNLLELLKQDIGGIKPIINQLLEDTGLIDIYINRLNNRNNDIRKEAAKLLSKIGTEHALRGLVLAAADPEEDIRIITIKAIAGLEGKNGKDILDRLLSDPNKKVRKYTRWALERKKLENKA
- a CDS encoding TrkH family potassium uptake protein, with protein sequence MIHIRSIIRILGFLWLILAAFMLIPFAISCFEKADTFYAFFTTILIMLLTGLASIVLTKKKETLKMNTKDGFIFVTFAWISASAFGALPFVISYSIPSYTDAFFETMSGFTTTGASILTEIEGFPHSILFWRSLTHWLGGMGIVVLAVALLPLLGIGGAQLFKAESPGPTLDKIAPSIKDTAKILWKIYLFFTLAETVLLLFGGMNLFDALTHTFGTLATGGFSPKNSSVGAYNSAYIDVVITVFMVLAGFNFGLYYYVLLRKPGKILQNSEARAYISIFVVSTLIVAFSIKPLYGTFLNALRYAGFQNASILTTTGYATADFDKWPTLAKGVLFFLMFIGGCSGSTGGGIKVIRIITLAKQAITEIKYLIFPYGVFKVKINKEPVRKDFILTVTGFFFLYIFILLGVTLVIAGGGHDLLTAFSGALVTVGNIGPGFAKIGPTQNYSFFSPLIKWVLSFAMMAGRLEIYTVLVLFHPRFWRS
- the ilvD gene encoding dihydroxy-acid dehydratase; this encodes MAESPKIPLRSSTTTSGRLMAGARSLWRANGMKEEMIGKPVIAIANSFTQFVPGHVHLHEIGQKVKALIEKHGFFAAEFNTIAIDDGIAMGHDGMLYSLPSREVIADSVEYMVNAHKADALVCISNCDKITPGMLMAAMRLNIPAIFVSGGPMEAGIYNDKKYDLVDAMVMGADESIADEDMFNIERLACPTCGSCSGMFTANSMNCLNEALGLALPGNGTIVATHKNRERLFEKAAERICEMVEAYYYNGDNSVLPRSIATREAFLNAIALDIAMGGSTNTVLHTLAIANEGDVDFTLKDIEELSRKIPCICKVAPNSHYHIEDVNRAGGILGILGELDRKGLINTSVKRADGLTLREAIDKYDIMRPTVTDEAKKLYASAALGKPSLKMGSQEAYYKELDTDRIKGCIRDVEHAYYPDGGLAILYGNIARRGCVVKTAGVDESIFKFKGPAKVFESQEEACEGILNPERVKAGDVVVIRYEGPKGGPGMQEMLYPTSYIKSRHLGKECALITDGRFSGGTSGLSIGHISPEAAAGGELALVEDGDIIEIDIPARSINVLLSDEELAARKKKQESRESPYTPLKRKREVSRALKTYALLATSADTGAVRRLPDEK